In Spirosoma aureum, a single genomic region encodes these proteins:
- a CDS encoding TetR/AcrR family transcriptional regulator, translated as MTKAERTRQLIISKSAPIFNTKGIAGTSMSDILDVTKLAKGSLYVHFESKKELSYAVVDYQLAQLLDVVATGLNKHQTAKAKLFAYIDTFIDPLDPPLEGGCPMLNFGMEADDTDEVIRKKVNAVIEGAQHIIEGIIQAGITSGEFKSDWEPGEFATKLFALVEGGIMMSRIAGNNKAMKVIARSLKKEIEEKEV; from the coding sequence ATGACTAAAGCAGAGCGAACCCGGCAATTAATTATCAGTAAATCTGCTCCGATTTTCAATACCAAGGGTATTGCAGGCACGTCGATGAGTGACATACTGGACGTCACAAAGTTGGCGAAGGGAAGCTTATACGTGCACTTTGAAAGCAAAAAGGAGCTTTCTTATGCTGTAGTTGATTATCAGCTGGCGCAACTGTTGGATGTAGTTGCAACCGGGTTGAATAAACACCAGACAGCAAAAGCAAAGCTATTCGCTTACATCGATACATTTATTGACCCACTTGATCCACCACTTGAAGGCGGCTGCCCTATGCTCAATTTTGGTATGGAAGCCGACGATACAGATGAGGTGATCCGAAAAAAAGTTAATGCAGTCATTGAAGGAGCTCAGCATATTATTGAAGGCATTATTCAGGCGGGAATTACCTCGGGCGAGTTCAAATCGGATTGGGAGCCTGGGGAATTTGCCACCAAACTATTTGCCCTGGTAGAAGGCGGAATCATGATGTCGCGCATTGCAGGTAACAACAAGGCGATGAAGGTTATTGCCCGCTCATTAAAAAAAGAGATTGAGGAGAAAGAAGTGTAA
- a CDS encoding oxidoreductase, which produces MKTQKVWFITGASRGFGFDIAKTALNSGDKVVATVRKNPEQLAATLNNNSNLLVVVLDVTKESQVKAGVQHAIARFGKIDILVNNAGYGLLGATEEITDAEVKKQYDTNVFGLLNVTRAVLPYMRNAQAGHIINISSLFGYGALAPGFGIYGSTKFAVEGISEGLALEVKPLGIHVTAVAPGLFSTQFASSDSYNASEIVLDAYQDTVGKMRVTIGHLDGNQPGDPAKLAQVIIQLAESENPPLHLPVGKDAVASFRSKTERMEKEVAEWEEIASSTDHLKA; this is translated from the coding sequence ATGAAAACTCAGAAAGTATGGTTTATTACGGGAGCTTCGCGCGGTTTTGGCTTCGATATCGCAAAAACTGCCCTGAATTCGGGAGACAAAGTAGTAGCCACCGTTCGAAAAAATCCCGAACAACTTGCAGCCACGCTGAATAACAATAGCAACCTTCTGGTTGTCGTGCTGGACGTGACCAAAGAAAGTCAGGTAAAAGCAGGAGTTCAACATGCTATTGCCCGGTTTGGCAAAATTGATATTCTGGTCAACAATGCCGGCTATGGGCTGTTGGGCGCAACAGAAGAGATAACGGATGCAGAAGTCAAAAAGCAGTATGATACCAACGTTTTTGGGCTGCTGAACGTTACCAGAGCCGTTTTGCCCTACATGCGTAATGCCCAAGCAGGTCATATTATCAATATTTCTTCGCTTTTTGGTTATGGTGCTTTAGCCCCAGGCTTCGGTATCTATGGATCTACCAAATTTGCCGTAGAAGGCATTTCCGAAGGATTGGCACTTGAAGTCAAGCCGTTAGGTATCCATGTTACGGCTGTAGCGCCGGGACTTTTCAGTACTCAGTTTGCCTCCAGTGATTCCTACAATGCCTCCGAAATTGTGTTGGATGCTTATCAGGATACCGTAGGGAAAATGAGAGTGACAATCGGGCATCTGGATGGAAATCAGCCGGGCGATCCTGCCAAATTAGCTCAGGTTATTATCCAGTTAGCAGAAAGCGAAAATCCACCGCTTCACTTGCCTGTAGGAAAGGATGCCGTGGCTTCTTTCAGAAGTAAAACGGAGCGGATGGAAAAAGAAGTGGCCGAGTGGGAGGAAATTGCCAGCAGCACCGATCACCTAAAAGCATAA
- a CDS encoding AraC family transcriptional regulator: MHQPTRMDTSQLIGLPISPIRIVKIESDEYKTVSYNRRDYYKISFITRGTGIMYFSGTRVDVDGPYLLFFNPLLSYSWQPTSAVHSGYTCLFTEEFFHNKEQLGTLARSALFSANVVPAYPVNEELGNELTALFEKLSHEAVSDYAYKEDVMRNYVSLILHEALKLQANRSPVYNLAAERLTDQFFKLMQAQFPIHSSGQRMDLKSPADYANALHVHVNHLNHSIQQVTGKPTIQHIQGRVANEARMLLHYTDWPVADIAFCLGFEYATYFNRFFKKQTGHTPATYRKMPV, from the coding sequence ATGCATCAACCAACACGAATGGATACCAGCCAGTTAATAGGTTTACCGATTAGCCCGATACGCATTGTAAAAATTGAGTCGGATGAATACAAAACGGTGTCCTACAACCGACGCGATTATTACAAAATATCGTTTATAACCAGGGGAACCGGGATCATGTACTTTAGCGGAACCAGGGTGGATGTTGATGGTCCGTATCTGCTGTTTTTCAATCCACTGCTTTCGTACTCCTGGCAACCCACGTCAGCTGTCCATTCGGGCTATACGTGTCTTTTTACCGAAGAGTTTTTTCATAACAAAGAGCAATTAGGTACGCTGGCGCGATCAGCCCTCTTCAGCGCCAATGTAGTACCAGCCTATCCCGTCAATGAAGAGTTAGGGAACGAACTGACCGCGCTGTTTGAGAAATTAAGCCATGAAGCCGTTTCTGACTATGCCTACAAAGAAGATGTCATGCGGAATTATGTGAGCCTGATCCTGCACGAAGCACTGAAGCTCCAGGCCAACAGGTCGCCCGTGTACAATCTGGCTGCCGAACGACTGACGGATCAGTTTTTCAAATTAATGCAGGCGCAATTCCCAATTCATTCTTCCGGGCAACGAATGGACTTGAAATCACCGGCAGATTACGCCAACGCCCTTCATGTGCACGTCAATCACTTGAATCACAGCATTCAGCAAGTTACCGGCAAGCCCACCATTCAGCACATACAGGGGCGGGTAGCCAATGAAGCCCGAATGCTGTTGCACTATACTGACTGGCCTGTTGCTGATATTGCTTTTTGTCTGGGCTTTGAATATGCTACGTATTTCAATCGATTTTTTAAGAAACAGACGGGTCATACACCGGCCACTTATCGGAAAATGCCTGTTTGA
- a CDS encoding oxidoreductase — MWTKENIRNQSGKTVIVTGANTGIGYETALAFYQAGAHVLVACRDENKAQKAIASLNTHAGDGTLEVGVVDLASLASVKPFADHFLQHHSRLDVLINNAGVMVPPASVTNDGFELQFGVNFLGHFALTGYLYPLLKQTLNARVVTLTSLAYRYGTIDFDNLRSEKGYDAMREYSQSKLADLLFTIELQKRITTAHDRILSVAAHPGVTQTDLSRNMEKTAIEAATQRLGALMETAQGALPSLYAAVSSEVEGASLYGPDQDGGLRGYPAKTEIDVVALNATLAAHLWQTAERLTGVIYP, encoded by the coding sequence ATGTGGACAAAAGAAAACATCAGAAATCAGAGCGGTAAAACGGTCATTGTTACCGGTGCGAATACCGGTATTGGGTATGAAACAGCTCTGGCCTTCTATCAGGCTGGGGCGCATGTACTGGTTGCCTGTCGGGATGAGAATAAAGCCCAAAAGGCCATTGCCAGCCTAAACACACATGCTGGGGATGGCACGCTGGAAGTGGGGGTAGTCGATTTGGCTAGTCTGGCTTCAGTAAAGCCGTTTGCCGACCATTTTTTGCAACATCATTCCCGGCTTGATGTACTCATCAACAACGCCGGGGTTATGGTACCTCCGGCATCGGTAACTAACGATGGCTTTGAACTGCAATTCGGGGTGAATTTTTTAGGGCATTTTGCGCTGACGGGCTATCTGTATCCCTTATTAAAACAGACCCTCAATGCTCGGGTAGTAACGCTTACCAGTCTTGCCTATCGCTATGGAACGATCGATTTTGATAACCTGCGATCAGAAAAAGGATATGATGCCATGCGTGAATACAGCCAGAGTAAACTGGCTGATTTACTGTTTACCATTGAACTTCAGAAAAGGATTACAACGGCTCATGACAGAATACTGTCAGTAGCTGCCCATCCCGGCGTAACCCAGACCGACCTTTCTCGCAATATGGAGAAGACAGCCATAGAAGCAGCAACCCAGCGACTTGGCGCCCTCATGGAAACGGCGCAGGGAGCCTTGCCCAGCCTGTATGCTGCCGTATCGTCAGAGGTTGAAGGGGCCAGCCTTTATGGGCCCGATCAGGATGGTGGTTTGAGAGGTTATCCGGCAAAGACCGAAATAGATGTAGTTGCGCTGAATGCTACCCTCGCAGCTCATCTTTGGCAAACTGCTGAACGACTAACGGGAGTTATATACCCTTAA
- a CDS encoding tRNA-binding protein: MSNEPLTWSDFEKVEIRTGTIISVEAFPQARKPAYKLIIDFGDFGTRRTSAQVTKLYQMDDLIGKQVVAVVNFPPKQIATFMSECLVLGAVADDGTVTLLQTERPTTNGQRIG; the protein is encoded by the coding sequence ATGAGTAACGAACCACTAACCTGGTCTGATTTCGAAAAAGTTGAAATCCGTACTGGTACCATTATTTCGGTAGAAGCTTTTCCGCAGGCTCGCAAACCAGCCTACAAACTTATCATTGATTTTGGTGATTTTGGTACCAGACGTACATCCGCTCAAGTTACTAAACTGTATCAGATGGACGACCTGATTGGTAAGCAGGTCGTGGCTGTTGTTAACTTTCCTCCGAAACAAATCGCGACGTTCATGAGCGAGTGTCTGGTGCTGGGAGCCGTAGCCGATGATGGCACCGTTACGCTCCTGCAAACCGAACGTCCCACGACTAATGGCCAGCGTATTGGCTAA
- a CDS encoding PQQ-dependent sugar dehydrogenase, whose translation MKSTLLLLAMTATVAFTGRHDGSPVKPGNPKSLHNAVTLPAPDPDNGGIKLASGFQGLVFADNLGKARHIAVDQAGTVFVKLEKLNDGKGIVELSDNNGDGRADQTVMLGNNTGTGMAIYNGYVYASSDTSVYRYKLTNGKVMETSPAEPIVSGLTLQRQHASKSLAISPDGKLFVNFGAPSNACQEKDRQKGSKGMDPCPILEEYGGIWQFDANKLNQHKADGKRYATGIRNAVALDWNTATNTLYALQHGRDNLNNWGGVFTDEVSAELPSEEFLMVKEGSDFGWPYCYNDHYKNQKFLAPEYGGDGSKIDRCAGKDKPIMAFPGHWAPNDLLFYTGSQFPARYKNGAFVCFHGSWNRAPLKQGGYFVAFIPFGKDGRPSGKYEVFAENFAGVAELGKPGTDVNAGKLDLASPGDAKARPVGLAQGPDGSLYISDSVKGKVWRVMYTAKK comes from the coding sequence ATGAAATCAACGTTACTGTTGCTGGCCATGACCGCAACTGTTGCTTTTACCGGTCGACATGACGGGTCTCCTGTCAAACCGGGAAATCCGAAATCGCTCCATAACGCGGTAACCCTGCCTGCCCCGGACCCCGACAACGGTGGTATTAAACTTGCCAGTGGTTTCCAGGGTCTCGTATTTGCCGATAATCTTGGTAAAGCCCGCCATATCGCTGTCGATCAGGCTGGTACCGTATTCGTGAAATTAGAGAAACTCAATGATGGGAAAGGGATTGTTGAGCTGAGCGATAATAATGGCGATGGTCGCGCCGATCAGACTGTCATGCTCGGCAACAACACGGGCACTGGCATGGCTATTTATAACGGCTATGTTTATGCGTCATCCGATACGTCGGTTTATCGCTATAAACTGACCAATGGTAAAGTAATGGAAACGTCACCCGCCGAACCGATCGTTTCGGGATTGACTCTCCAGCGTCAACATGCCAGTAAATCATTGGCTATCAGTCCAGACGGTAAGTTATTTGTGAATTTTGGCGCACCCTCCAACGCGTGTCAGGAGAAAGACCGGCAAAAAGGATCGAAAGGAATGGACCCCTGCCCGATTCTGGAAGAATACGGCGGAATCTGGCAGTTCGATGCCAACAAGCTCAATCAGCACAAAGCAGATGGCAAACGGTATGCAACCGGTATTCGGAATGCCGTTGCCCTCGACTGGAACACGGCAACAAACACGCTCTATGCACTCCAACATGGCCGCGACAACCTCAACAACTGGGGTGGTGTGTTTACTGATGAAGTGAGCGCAGAACTGCCATCCGAAGAGTTTCTGATGGTTAAGGAAGGGTCTGATTTTGGCTGGCCTTATTGTTACAACGATCATTATAAAAATCAGAAATTTTTAGCGCCCGAATACGGCGGTGATGGCTCGAAAATAGACCGTTGTGCTGGAAAAGATAAGCCAATTATGGCGTTTCCTGGGCATTGGGCACCCAATGACTTGCTGTTCTACACGGGTAGTCAATTTCCGGCACGTTACAAAAACGGTGCATTTGTCTGTTTTCATGGCTCCTGGAACCGGGCTCCACTCAAGCAGGGTGGCTACTTTGTTGCCTTTATTCCTTTTGGGAAGGATGGTCGCCCGTCGGGTAAATATGAAGTATTTGCCGAGAATTTCGCGGGGGTAGCCGAACTAGGTAAACCTGGCACCGATGTTAACGCCGGTAAACTCGACCTGGCTAGTCCAGGTGATGCGAAAGCCCGTCCGGTTGGTCTGGCTCAGGGCCCGGATGGATCGCTTTATATTTCTGATTCGGTGAAGGGCAAAGTTTGGCGTGTTATGTACACGGCGAAGAAATAG
- a CDS encoding TonB-dependent receptor, whose product MKHLFLLFFLISPALLAATLPDSTINPTDSLRKIQLSEIVVTASRISENVLKSPVSIEVLDARQIRLSAQPSYFDAIENLKGVQLLTPSLGFKVYNTRGFANPTNVRFVQLVDGMDNQAPHIGGPIANALAPSDLDIQRVEIVPGAASALYGLNALNGLAQLITKDPFSSTGLSISQKTGVNHVSDPLSSAKVFSETSLRYAKTIGSRLAFKVNLTYQRGYDWIAHDASDLNPNTNTSLGLTGTNNPGSDLVNNYGDESANRRTLTIDGKKYVVSRTGYFENETTDLSLNNLRGDVAVFWRIRPTLTVSYRYKAATLDNVYQRTNRFRLDNYLLDQHGLTLESPSIQIRAYRTRENTGDSYNIRSMAENIDKSFKSDNQWFADFTTQFTNSISAGQAVTQALQNARKLADFGRPQPGSEAFNNQVAKLRDINNWDIGAALRVKSWMYHVEGQVEPTRVFWSGFRQKTGIDLLAGFDYRQYVVFPDGNYFINPDRTDHNLIYDKTGGFIQASRSFFSDRLSLRGSLRVDKNRYFDPRVNPRLSLVFSPTENHNFRASYQTGYRFPSLFEAFSNVNSGGVKRVGGLKIMSQGIFENSYFRTSIDAFQAAINTDVNTNKLTTDQAIQKNKGLLKPNTYTYLKPEQVNSIEVGYKGLFFTKKLYVDIDFYYNVYRNFIAQVEANIPRGTNPDSLAYYLADRNQQDRYRLWTNSKTTVYNYGSSLGIRYSAGRNWVLSGNASLARLDRTDQGDGLEEAFNTPKWITNLGVSNTDIWQGVGFSVNYKYQSSFLWQSSLATGTVPAINTFDAQVSYALPNRTFGSLSFKIGATNLLNRPYTTFTAGPAVGGFYYTTVVLNLPE is encoded by the coding sequence ATGAAACACCTGTTCCTGCTGTTTTTTTTAATAAGTCCTGCCCTATTAGCGGCTACCCTGCCCGACAGTACCATCAATCCAACCGATTCGCTGCGCAAAATTCAGCTAAGTGAAATCGTTGTTACGGCTTCCCGCATTTCCGAAAATGTGTTAAAATCGCCCGTTAGCATTGAAGTACTCGATGCGCGACAAATTCGACTTTCGGCTCAGCCTTCGTATTTTGACGCCATCGAAAACCTTAAAGGTGTTCAGTTACTGACACCCAGCCTTGGTTTCAAGGTATATAACACACGTGGTTTCGCAAACCCAACCAATGTTCGGTTTGTTCAATTGGTCGATGGAATGGATAACCAGGCCCCACACATTGGTGGGCCCATTGCCAATGCGCTGGCTCCGTCGGATCTGGATATTCAGCGGGTCGAGATTGTGCCGGGAGCGGCTTCGGCGCTTTACGGTCTGAATGCACTGAATGGATTGGCACAACTCATTACGAAAGATCCGTTTTCGTCAACCGGGCTAAGTATTAGTCAAAAAACCGGGGTTAACCATGTCAGCGATCCGCTCAGTTCCGCAAAAGTATTTAGCGAAACTAGTTTACGTTATGCCAAGACGATTGGCTCCCGGCTGGCTTTTAAAGTGAACCTGACCTATCAGCGTGGCTACGACTGGATTGCCCACGATGCGTCGGATCTGAACCCGAATACCAACACCTCACTTGGCCTAACCGGCACCAATAATCCGGGCAGTGATCTGGTCAATAATTACGGAGACGAATCGGCCAACCGCCGTACGTTGACCATTGATGGTAAAAAATATGTGGTTTCGCGTACCGGCTATTTTGAAAATGAAACGACCGATCTGAGCCTGAATAATCTTCGGGGCGATGTAGCTGTTTTCTGGCGAATCCGGCCCACGCTGACAGTGTCGTACCGGTACAAAGCCGCTACACTCGATAATGTCTACCAGCGCACCAATCGATTCCGGCTCGACAATTATTTGCTCGATCAGCATGGCCTGACGCTCGAATCGCCATCCATTCAAATTCGGGCCTACCGAACCCGCGAAAACACCGGCGATTCCTACAACATCCGCTCAATGGCCGAGAATATTGACAAGTCGTTTAAGTCAGATAACCAGTGGTTTGCCGATTTTACGACTCAATTTACCAATAGTATCTCAGCGGGACAGGCGGTTACGCAGGCGCTACAGAACGCTCGAAAACTTGCCGATTTTGGCCGGCCACAACCGGGTTCAGAAGCGTTCAATAATCAGGTAGCCAAGCTCCGTGACATTAACAATTGGGACATTGGTGCGGCTCTGCGCGTAAAATCGTGGATGTATCATGTAGAAGGGCAGGTAGAGCCGACGCGCGTTTTTTGGTCAGGCTTTCGGCAGAAAACCGGAATCGACCTGCTGGCTGGATTCGATTACAGGCAATACGTTGTATTCCCAGACGGCAACTACTTCATCAATCCTGACCGAACTGACCATAACCTCATTTACGACAAAACGGGTGGCTTCATTCAGGCATCACGGTCGTTTTTCAGCGATCGGCTGAGCCTTCGTGGGTCGTTGCGCGTGGATAAAAACCGCTATTTCGATCCACGTGTAAATCCCAGACTATCACTTGTGTTTTCGCCAACCGAAAATCATAATTTTCGGGCGTCCTATCAAACAGGATACCGATTCCCGTCGTTGTTTGAGGCCTTTTCCAACGTCAATTCAGGTGGTGTGAAACGCGTGGGCGGTCTAAAAATCATGTCGCAGGGCATTTTTGAAAACTCCTATTTCCGCACGTCTATCGACGCGTTTCAGGCTGCGATCAACACCGATGTCAACACCAACAAGTTAACGACTGATCAGGCCATTCAGAAAAACAAAGGTCTTCTGAAGCCCAATACGTATACCTACCTGAAACCCGAGCAGGTCAACAGTATCGAAGTGGGGTATAAAGGGTTATTTTTTACCAAGAAGCTGTATGTAGACATCGACTTTTACTATAATGTCTACCGGAATTTCATTGCGCAGGTTGAAGCCAATATCCCCAGAGGCACCAATCCGGACTCACTCGCCTATTACCTGGCCGACCGCAACCAGCAGGATCGATACCGACTCTGGACCAATTCTAAAACAACGGTCTATAACTACGGTTCCAGCCTGGGCATCCGGTATTCGGCGGGCCGCAACTGGGTGCTTTCGGGTAATGCATCCCTGGCGCGGCTCGACCGGACCGATCAGGGCGATGGCCTGGAAGAAGCCTTTAACACACCGAAATGGATAACTAATTTAGGCGTATCAAATACCGACATCTGGCAAGGCGTTGGCTTTTCGGTCAATTATAAATACCAGAGTTCATTTCTATGGCAGTCGTCGCTGGCAACGGGTACGGTTCCGGCTATCAATACCTTCGATGCCCAGGTCAGCTATGCATTACCCAACCGAACTTTCGGATCGCTTTCCTTTAAAATTGGTGCTACCAATCTCTTAAACCGACCGTACACTACGTTTACCGCTGGCCCTGCTGTGGGTGGTTTTTATTACACAACCGTGGTACTAAACTTGCCGGAATGA
- a CDS encoding winged helix-turn-helix domain-containing protein, producing MNLRINGRIWLETASTDGTERFMGIGRLELLGHIQRTGSINQAAKAMNMSYKRAWELVHSMNTQADTPLVTTQTGGEKGGGTIITAEGEKYLSHYRALHERFEKFLADELANLPA from the coding sequence ATGAACCTTCGCATTAACGGCCGTATCTGGCTTGAAACAGCCTCTACCGACGGCACCGAACGGTTTATGGGTATTGGTCGACTGGAATTGCTCGGCCATATTCAGCGTACTGGCTCGATCAATCAGGCGGCTAAAGCCATGAACATGTCTTACAAACGGGCCTGGGAGCTGGTCCATTCGATGAATACGCAGGCCGATACACCACTCGTAACGACCCAGACCGGGGGCGAAAAAGGGGGCGGAACCATCATAACAGCTGAGGGCGAAAAATACCTCAGTCATTACCGGGCTTTGCACGAACGGTTCGAGAAATTTCTGGCCGATGAGTTGGCCAATCTTCCGGCTTAA
- a CDS encoding cytochrome ubiquinol oxidase subunit I has product MDNVELLSRIQFAFTIAFHYIYPPLSIGLGVCLVVMEGLYLKTKNKVYEELTRFWVKIFALIFGIGVATGIVMEFEFGTNWATYSRYVGDIFGSALAAEGIFAFALESAFLGILLFGWNKVSPRVHFMATVLVALGSIFSALWIVVANSWQQTPSGYRIEGKGMQARAIVTDFWAMVFNPSSIERYSHVLIGALLAGSFLVLSVSAWYILKKQYIVHAQAAFRIALWVAAVSSLAQLFTGSKSAEVVTKYQPAKLAAMEGHFDKLAPADMYLVGWVNAKDQKTTGIKIPGGLSFLVHQDSKAPIAGLNSIKPEDRPTAVNFVFQTYHLMIAIGMTLIGLTLFSLFMLYRKKLFETRWLMVVFVFSVLLPQIANQVGWYTAEVGRQPWVVYGLLRTSNALSQAVKAEHVLASLILFTFIYVMLFGLFLYLLNKKIQHGPDVIDSDQEEPSSRMNPVFN; this is encoded by the coding sequence ATGGACAACGTAGAATTACTCTCCCGGATTCAGTTCGCTTTCACCATCGCATTCCATTACATCTACCCGCCCCTTAGCATTGGTCTAGGCGTTTGCCTTGTAGTGATGGAAGGACTGTATCTAAAAACGAAAAACAAAGTTTACGAAGAACTGACCCGTTTCTGGGTCAAAATTTTTGCACTCATTTTCGGTATTGGCGTTGCCACCGGCATTGTTATGGAGTTTGAGTTTGGCACGAACTGGGCCACCTACTCGCGCTATGTCGGTGATATTTTTGGATCGGCGCTGGCAGCCGAGGGTATTTTTGCGTTTGCGCTGGAGTCGGCTTTCCTGGGTATTCTGCTGTTTGGCTGGAATAAAGTGAGCCCACGGGTACACTTCATGGCAACGGTACTCGTTGCGCTGGGTTCTATTTTTTCGGCCCTCTGGATTGTAGTCGCGAACTCATGGCAGCAAACGCCGTCGGGTTATCGTATTGAAGGGAAAGGCATGCAGGCCCGCGCTATTGTAACCGATTTCTGGGCGATGGTTTTTAATCCTTCGTCGATTGAGCGGTATTCGCATGTATTGATCGGTGCCTTGCTGGCCGGGTCATTTCTGGTACTGAGCGTTAGTGCCTGGTATATTCTTAAAAAACAGTATATCGTTCATGCGCAGGCTGCGTTTCGGATCGCGTTGTGGGTCGCGGCTGTATCATCGCTGGCACAATTGTTCACCGGTAGTAAGTCGGCAGAAGTGGTCACGAAATACCAGCCAGCGAAACTCGCTGCCATGGAAGGCCACTTTGACAAGTTAGCGCCTGCCGATATGTACCTGGTGGGTTGGGTCAATGCCAAAGATCAGAAAACGACAGGTATTAAAATCCCCGGCGGTTTGTCGTTTTTGGTGCATCAGGATTCGAAAGCGCCAATTGCTGGCCTGAATAGCATTAAACCGGAAGACCGCCCGACGGCTGTCAACTTCGTTTTTCAAACCTACCACCTGATGATTGCCATCGGCATGACGCTAATCGGGCTAACCCTGTTCAGTTTGTTCATGCTTTACCGAAAAAAACTGTTTGAAACCCGTTGGCTGATGGTCGTTTTTGTGTTCTCGGTGTTGCTGCCGCAGATTGCCAACCAGGTTGGCTGGTATACGGCGGAGGTCGGTCGGCAACCGTGGGTTGTCTATGGCCTGCTCAGAACGTCAAATGCACTGTCGCAGGCGGTTAAAGCAGAGCATGTTCTGGCCTCATTAATTCTATTTACATTCATTTATGTGATGCTGTTTGGCCTGTTTCTGTACTTGCTGAACAAGAAAATACAGCACGGCCCCGATGTGATAGACTCCGATCAGGAGGAACCTTCGTCGCGCATGAATCCGGTATTTAACTAA
- the cydB gene encoding cytochrome d ubiquinol oxidase subunit II, with amino-acid sequence MDTVLGIDLPTWWFLLIGALISGYGILDGFDLGAGALHLFFRKEESRRIALNAIGPVWDGNEVWLVIGAGSLFAAFPLVYGTILSVFYLPFILFLVAIIFRAISIEFRSKEKMKWWRKLWDISFCVSSIAISMLLGLILGNLIQGIPLNANHEFVGRLRDFFNPYALLVAITVLSLFMMHGAMYLIMKTEDRIFARLTIIANNTSKFFILCFMATSLATLIYVPHMTAIFKDYPELFVLPIGAVLIVLNIRRSIEKRQYRRGFVSSSVTTALLLILFAMGLYPNLVLSNIDPKGHISIYEAASSDGSLRTMLLFAFIGMPLVGMYTVFMFWTFRGKVKLEEHSY; translated from the coding sequence ATGGATACTGTTCTTGGTATTGATCTTCCTACGTGGTGGTTTTTGCTGATTGGGGCGCTGATTAGTGGCTACGGCATTTTAGACGGGTTCGACCTTGGAGCCGGCGCTTTACACCTGTTTTTCCGTAAAGAAGAAAGTCGCCGGATTGCGCTCAATGCCATTGGGCCGGTTTGGGACGGAAATGAAGTCTGGCTCGTGATTGGGGCTGGCTCGTTGTTTGCAGCTTTCCCGCTCGTATACGGCACAATTCTGTCGGTATTTTATCTGCCCTTCATCCTGTTTTTAGTCGCCATTATTTTCCGGGCAATTTCGATCGAGTTTCGGAGTAAAGAAAAAATGAAGTGGTGGCGAAAGCTCTGGGATATAAGTTTTTGTGTGTCCAGTATTGCCATTTCGATGCTGTTGGGTCTGATTCTGGGGAACCTCATTCAGGGTATTCCGCTGAATGCCAACCACGAATTTGTTGGCCGTCTGCGTGATTTCTTCAACCCGTATGCCTTGCTGGTTGCTATCACGGTGCTGTCGTTGTTTATGATGCACGGGGCTATGTATCTGATCATGAAAACCGAAGACCGAATCTTTGCCCGGTTGACGATTATTGCCAACAATACCAGTAAGTTTTTTATTCTGTGCTTCATGGCGACCTCACTGGCAACGCTGATTTACGTGCCGCACATGACCGCCATCTTCAAAGATTATCCGGAATTATTTGTCTTGCCGATTGGGGCTGTGCTCATTGTGTTGAATATCCGCCGAAGTATCGAAAAGCGGCAATATCGGCGTGGTTTTGTATCGTCATCCGTCACGACGGCGTTGCTGCTGATCCTGTTTGCAATGGGACTCTATCCCAACCTTGTACTGTCGAACATTGATCCTAAAGGCCACATTAGCATCTACGAAGCCGCGTCATCGGATGGCTCCCTGCGGACAATGCTGCTGTTTGCCTTCATCGGTATGCCGTTGGTTGGCATGTACACCGTGTTTATGTTCTGGACATTCCGTGGAAAAGTGAAACTGGAGGAACATAGTTATTAG